One segment of Tolypothrix sp. NIES-4075 DNA contains the following:
- a CDS encoding helix-turn-helix domain-containing protein yields the protein MSALAPFFVTGGVDFVLSDRPHPPKPRKLDGKQEAFLIATACSQAPEGRTRWTLKLLAERIVSLGCDKVPSTPARVL from the coding sequence TTGAGCGCACTCGCGCCTTTCTTTGTAACTGGTGGGGTAGACTTTGTTTTGAGCGATCGCCCTCATCCACCTAAACCTCGTAAGCTAGATGGTAAACAAGAAGCATTTTTAATTGCTACTGCTTGTTCTCAGGCTCCAGAGGGACGTACACGTTGGACACTAAAGCTTTTGGCAGAACGCATAGTAAGTTTAGGCTGTGATAAAGTTCCTTCAACACCAGCACGGGTGTTATAA
- a CDS encoding transposase, producing the protein DFDIELIGPVRPNVSWQAKTPGGYDISQFKVDWLAKTVTCPQGQKSTTWTPAIDNWGNSGVNVKFTSKACRNCDFRHLCVKSKSESEPRKLRLRPQEEHQILQTIRKQQGTDEWKDRYNTRAGVEGTLSQPKLTMRSAKSFSVQRVRPSGA; encoded by the coding sequence TTGATTTTGATATAGAACTTATTGGTCCAGTACGCCCAAATGTGAGTTGGCAAGCAAAAACGCCAGGTGGGTATGACATTAGCCAGTTTAAAGTTGACTGGTTAGCAAAAACAGTTACATGCCCTCAAGGACAAAAAAGTACAACTTGGACTCCGGCAATTGATAATTGGGGCAATTCAGGAGTTAATGTCAAATTTACCTCCAAAGCCTGCCGAAACTGTGATTTTAGACACTTATGTGTCAAGTCAAAAAGTGAAAGTGAGCCAAGAAAATTAAGATTGCGCCCACAAGAAGAACATCAAATCCTTCAAACTATCCGTAAACAGCAGGGTACTGATGAGTGGAAAGACCGTTATAACACCCGTGCTGGTGTTGAAGGAACTTTATCACAGCCTAAACTTACTATGCGTTCTGCCAAAAGCTTTAGTGTCCAACGTGTACGTCCCTCTGGAGCCTGA
- a CDS encoding IS701 family transposase, with protein sequence MVQPRPAAPTVKFVDEYCQWYKSLFPDVRSFEAFKYLHLGCVSDLKRKTLPEIAKIVGLDNQQGLHHFLTTSQGDVEKLRTIRLELILQVLKGRPIILIIDETGDRKKGTSTDYVKRQYIGNLGKVENGIVVVTAYGVFCGMTFPLLFEVYKPRERLKPEDKYLTKPQIAAMLMRKLKSMGFKFNLVLADSLYGESGTNFISVLDEMNLNYIVAIRSKHSVEVLPRQHTQYLEWQRFKRVFSDLGSENRYIREVIHGKRGEKRYWQITTDIEKLPSNTTWYVMSNYPDITPRDVGNFYGLRTWVEYGLKQSKNELGWADYRLTHKRDIERWWEIVCSSYLMVSLHSEQMQSSVPKSPSKFASHPWWDDGKGWKNILNNLRLIIQPFTLFNLIYPWLTVFPITQLSLGFSKLQSIIYNLTSSIFIFLTHPDFYFSSA encoded by the coding sequence ATGGTACAGCCCCGTCCAGCCGCACCAACAGTCAAATTCGTGGACGAATATTGCCAGTGGTATAAAAGCCTGTTTCCAGATGTTAGGAGTTTTGAGGCTTTTAAATATCTTCATCTAGGCTGTGTTTCTGATCTAAAACGGAAAACCCTACCAGAAATAGCGAAAATTGTAGGATTGGATAACCAGCAAGGCTTGCATCATTTTTTAACTACATCCCAAGGTGATGTAGAAAAGTTAAGAACCATTAGGTTAGAGCTAATTTTACAGGTGCTAAAAGGCAGACCAATCATTTTAATTATTGACGAAACTGGCGACAGAAAGAAAGGAACATCAACAGATTATGTCAAAAGGCAGTATATAGGAAACTTAGGAAAAGTTGAGAATGGAATCGTGGTGGTGACAGCGTATGGTGTATTCTGCGGAATGACCTTTCCACTGCTGTTTGAAGTATACAAGCCTCGTGAAAGATTAAAGCCAGAAGATAAGTATTTAACCAAGCCACAAATAGCAGCAATGCTGATGCGGAAGCTAAAATCAATGGGCTTTAAATTTAACTTAGTACTAGCAGATAGTTTATATGGGGAGAGTGGGACTAATTTCATATCTGTGTTAGATGAAATGAATCTAAACTATATAGTAGCGATTCGCTCAAAGCATTCTGTAGAGGTACTTCCGAGACAACATACTCAATATTTAGAGTGGCAGAGATTTAAAAGAGTATTTTCTGACCTGGGCAGTGAAAATCGGTATATTAGAGAAGTAATTCACGGTAAACGTGGAGAAAAAAGGTATTGGCAGATTACTACAGATATTGAGAAATTACCTAGCAACACTACTTGGTATGTCATGAGTAACTATCCAGACATTACACCAAGAGATGTAGGCAACTTCTATGGGTTAAGAACTTGGGTTGAGTATGGGTTGAAGCAAAGTAAGAATGAATTAGGTTGGGCAGATTATCGTTTGACTCACAAAAGAGATATTGAACGCTGGTGGGAGATTGTTTGTAGTAGCTATTTAATGGTTAGTCTCCACTCTGAACAAATGCAGTCTTCTGTGCCAAAATCTCCATCAAAATTTGCTTCTCATCCTTGGTGGGATGATGGAAAGGGTTGGAAGAACATTCTTAACAATCTCCGTTTAATAATTCAACCTTTTACTTTATTTAACCTAATATATCCCTGGTTAACAGTTTTTCCTATTACCCAATTGTCCTTGGGTTTTTCTAAACTTCAATCTATTATTTATAACCTCACCAGTTCAATATTTATTTTCCTGACTCACCCTGATTTCTACTTTTCTTCTGCCTAG
- the dinB gene encoding DNA polymerase IV yields MNQVRKIIHIDMDAFYASVEQRDNPSLRGKALVVGATPNQRGVVAAASYEARKFGIHSAMPSRIAIAKCPHLIFTRPRFEVYREVSAQIHAIFERYTNLVEPVALDEAYLDVTENKLGLPYASTVARHIRADIFRETNLTASAGVSVNKFLAKMASGANKPNGLTVILPEDAETFVEQLPIEKFHGIGEVTATKMHSLGIRTGTDLKQLKLAKLIHHFGKAGHYYYKIARGQDDRAVEPNRIRKSIGAETSFAKDLSDRTQMLLELEQIAQTVKQRLEQHQTGGRTLTLKVKFSDYQQITRSKTMLSSIKELSAIAYVAKELFEGIELSDVSRQALRVRGFAIDGNRQDCDPLTAPRLRSIRLLGISLSNLDNVQTSQAIQLALFES; encoded by the coding sequence GTGAATCAAGTAAGAAAAATTATCCACATCGACATGGATGCTTTTTACGCATCGGTAGAGCAGCGCGATAATCCTTCCTTACGAGGCAAGGCGTTAGTGGTAGGTGCAACTCCCAACCAACGCGGTGTAGTAGCTGCTGCTAGTTACGAAGCAAGAAAATTTGGCATCCACTCAGCCATGCCTTCACGAATTGCGATCGCCAAATGTCCTCACCTTATATTTACCCGTCCCCGCTTCGAGGTCTACCGTGAAGTTTCAGCGCAAATCCATGCTATCTTTGAGCGTTATACAAATTTAGTTGAGCCAGTGGCACTTGATGAAGCTTATCTCGATGTCACTGAGAACAAGTTAGGTTTACCTTATGCAAGCACTGTTGCCAGACACATTAGAGCCGATATCTTCCGAGAAACCAACCTGACGGCATCGGCAGGCGTATCCGTCAATAAGTTTCTAGCAAAAATGGCATCAGGCGCGAATAAACCGAATGGACTAACAGTAATTCTGCCAGAAGATGCTGAAACTTTTGTAGAACAACTGCCCATTGAAAAGTTTCATGGCATTGGAGAGGTGACTGCTACCAAAATGCACTCGTTGGGCATTCGTACTGGCACAGATTTGAAACAGCTTAAGCTTGCTAAATTAATCCACCATTTTGGTAAAGCGGGTCATTACTACTATAAAATTGCCAGGGGACAAGACGACCGTGCAGTAGAACCAAATCGCATTCGTAAATCGATTGGTGCTGAAACATCGTTTGCCAAAGATTTAAGCGATCGCACCCAAATGCTGTTGGAACTCGAACAAATTGCTCAAACTGTAAAGCAGCGTTTAGAGCAGCACCAAACGGGAGGACGCACTTTAACGCTTAAAGTAAAGTTTTCTGACTATCAACAAATCACGCGCAGCAAAACTATGCTGTCTTCGATTAAAGAATTGAGTGCGATCGCTTATGTCGCAAAGGAACTATTTGAAGGAATTGAACTGAGCGATGTCTCACGACAAGCCCTTCGGGTTCGGGGGTTCGCAATCGACGGAAACCGCCAAGACTGCGACCCCCTCACCGCTCCGCGTCTACGCAGTATTCGGTTATTGGGCATTTCGCTATCAAATCTTGATAATGTCCAAACATCCCAAGCTATTCAACTAGCATTATTTGAATCTTGA
- a CDS encoding VOC family protein has product MVPNSLSSPCPKIVVIHYACTLGTSTIEIYPGSNESAISLVQSGATMLGFRVANIDAVLIKLQEIGYTVLPTIQSTPWGRRIVLTDPDGRKVELTEF; this is encoded by the coding sequence GTGGTTCCAAATAGTCTATCTTCTCCTTGTCCAAAAATTGTAGTGATTCATTATGCCTGTACGTTAGGTACAAGTACAATCGAAATTTATCCAGGCAGCAATGAGTCTGCAATAAGCTTAGTACAAAGTGGTGCAACGATGCTGGGGTTTAGGGTCGCCAACATTGATGCTGTACTTATTAAACTTCAAGAAATTGGATATACCGTATTACCCACTATCCAGTCAACCCCGTGGGGTCGTCGAATAGTGTTAACAGACCCCGATGGTCGTAAAGTTGAGCTTACAGAATTCTAA
- a CDS encoding competence protein CoiA family protein produces the protein MWLKYGVDKNGTLVNIVDITRGKTPLKCPYCNCGLTAKKGNRKEHHFAHTEETCRPVAKREFPVLPLYVCEPQQLET, from the coding sequence ATGTGGTTAAAATATGGCGTAGATAAAAACGGGACATTAGTGAATATCGTTGATATCACTAGGGGAAAGACTCCGCTTAAGTGTCCCTATTGCAATTGTGGGCTGACTGCCAAAAAGGGCAATCGTAAAGAGCATCACTTTGCCCATACTGAAGAAACCTGCCGTCCGGTAGCGAAGCGGGAGTTTCCAGTTCTGCCACTATATGTTTGCGAGCCGCAACAGCTAGAAACCTAA
- a CDS encoding GUN4 domain-containing protein, giving the protein MMLARKQKQLVTYKCVTIYEKHYKFPTLKNPKLKKIQIEIRKCQNLIKEGTKYHSYFWGIIKLKKEISQREILAEIKFLIRDYTQLIDFLENYKESYQDFLLKFIDDWKNLFNQKYREIRKVNEERNKLEINNYKNTQIIDQLKGEKEKDIKSIVLLSNTNFLILEKVKLLSEGIKNLGEDTKNQKQSIGQILKDIEMYQEIYEYKLRATKIRQEIAKIAETAINLENSLQDYFSPFQSLINEVVKVDADFYATVGEIKNLASSTLSSQVNLLTIQDTNTISHDILNLLVASYDKTNRLQDAFFQSEQLNLQAHNFDFTKDDVTLNQAIDLISNYMSTQLVAQKKVLGIVEKDVVFDSQLSIEKTELAAQPNNHIEFATEFQSTWKIDYSKLQNLLTQYKWQEADIETAKLMLQVMGKNDWNEVYKEDILNFSCQAFHKIDRLWQQYSNGYFGFSVQQGIWNEIGSQIDYETEKRLGDRLGWRKEGNWLDYEQLTFKLSPITPMGHLPVKWLHYDPHSSDLSPSSTQYLSMGAWRVKSWLVWQMHLFFSRVKSCNETFIVR; this is encoded by the coding sequence ATGATGCTAGCTAGAAAGCAAAAACAATTAGTTACTTATAAATGTGTTACGATTTATGAAAAACATTATAAATTTCCTACTTTAAAAAATCCAAAACTAAAAAAAATTCAAATAGAAATCAGAAAATGCCAAAACTTAATTAAAGAAGGTACTAAATATCATTCTTATTTTTGGGGAATAATCAAACTAAAAAAAGAAATTAGCCAAAGAGAAATTTTAGCAGAGATTAAATTCTTAATTAGAGATTATACTCAACTTATTGATTTTTTAGAAAATTATAAAGAAAGTTATCAAGATTTTTTATTAAAATTTATAGATGATTGGAAAAATCTGTTTAACCAAAAGTATCGTGAAATTAGAAAAGTCAATGAAGAAAGAAATAAGTTAGAGATAAATAATTATAAAAATACTCAAATAATTGACCAATTAAAAGGGGAAAAAGAAAAAGATATAAAATCTATTGTACTGTTAAGTAATACTAACTTTTTAATATTAGAAAAAGTTAAACTACTTAGCGAAGGAATTAAAAATTTAGGAGAAGATACTAAAAATCAAAAGCAATCTATTGGGCAAATACTTAAAGATATAGAGATGTATCAAGAAATTTATGAATACAAACTCAGAGCTACAAAAATTCGTCAAGAAATAGCAAAAATAGCTGAAACAGCAATTAATCTTGAAAACTCACTACAAGATTACTTTAGCCCGTTTCAGTCTTTAATAAATGAGGTAGTCAAAGTAGATGCTGATTTTTATGCAACAGTAGGAGAAATTAAAAATTTAGCAAGTAGTACTCTAAGTTCTCAAGTTAATTTATTAACGATACAAGATACTAACACGATTTCTCATGACATCTTAAATTTATTAGTGGCAAGTTATGATAAAACAAATAGACTGCAAGATGCTTTTTTTCAGTCAGAACAATTAAATTTGCAAGCTCATAACTTTGATTTCACTAAAGACGACGTAACTTTAAATCAAGCGATTGACCTAATATCTAATTATATGTCTACTCAATTAGTAGCTCAAAAAAAAGTGCTAGGGATAGTAGAAAAAGATGTTGTTTTTGATTCTCAACTTTCTATCGAAAAGACAGAATTGGCAGCACAACCTAATAATCATATTGAGTTCGCTACAGAATTTCAAAGTACTTGGAAGATTGATTACAGTAAATTGCAGAATCTGCTTACACAGTACAAGTGGCAAGAAGCTGATATTGAAACTGCTAAATTAATGCTACAAGTCATGGGTAAGAATGATTGGAATGAAGTTTATAAGGAGGATATTCTTAACTTTTCATGTCAAGCTTTTCATAAAATTGATCGACTTTGGCAACAATACAGTAATGGTTACTTTGGCTTTAGTGTTCAGCAAGGTATTTGGAATGAAATAGGCAGTCAAATAGATTATGAAACAGAAAAAAGGCTTGGCGATCGCCTGGGTTGGCGAAAAGAGGGAAACTGGTTAGACTATGAGCAACTAACTTTTAAATTGTCCCCCATAACACCGATGGGACATCTACCAGTTAAATGGTTACATTATGACCCACATAGCTCTGACTTATCTCCATCATCTACACAATACCTTTCAATGGGAGCTTGGCGAGTAAAATCTTGGTTAGTCTGGCAGATGCACTTATTCTTTTCTCGTGTAAAAAGTTGTAACGAAACTTTTATAGTGCGTTAA
- a CDS encoding ABC transporter ATP-binding protein/permease yields the protein MQTPSVREQNTINPFSALTQFWKDMKVVAQPYWYPTTADGRAFSDVIRSWGMLIFLLLLIVVIVGVNTANSYWNRYVIDIVIEERNLDKYNSTLWASSLIILGLVLLITLLRYVKKKIIIEWYKWLNIHVLKKYLSNQAYYKINFRSDVDNPDQRLSQEIEPITSIAVRFSSSLLEKSLEMGSALIILWTVSSQITIYLIIYTIIGNLIAVYLNQTINKVNQEELAFKADFAYCLTHVRNHAESIAFFQGEDEELNIIQRRFDNVLKTAEHRLNLERGQDAFGRAYQSAISVFSMFILTPLFLQNQIDYGEINQASFACFMFSNALGELIAEFAISGRFSGYVKRLAEFSDALQAVSKQPEKVSTIQVIEEERLAFENVTLQTPNYEQVIVEDLSIAVRPGEGLLIVGPSGRGKSSLLRAIAGLWNAGTGRLVRPPLKEVLFLPQRPYIILGTLREQLLYPHTDRKMSDKELEQILQQVKLQHLLTRVDGFDTEVPWENILSLGEQQRLAFARLLITHPSFTILDEATSALDLNNEGNLYQQLQSTKTTFISVGHRESLFNYHQWVLELSQESNWRLVSVQDYQLQKIIAVNPSQKEQTTIDIYPKIKSESPANTKILGLSHKELQTLTDYSLTTIRTKASQGKLVTTKNGITYRYNKNPDVLKWVID from the coding sequence ATGCAAACTCCATCTGTACGCGAGCAAAACACAATAAATCCTTTTTCAGCATTAACTCAATTTTGGAAGGATATGAAAGTAGTTGCTCAACCTTATTGGTATCCAACAACAGCAGATGGACGAGCATTTTCAGATGTAATTCGTTCGTGGGGAATGCTCATTTTTTTACTATTATTAATAGTCGTAATTGTAGGTGTAAATACTGCAAATAGCTACTGGAATCGCTATGTAATTGATATTGTTATTGAAGAAAGAAACCTTGATAAATATAATAGTACCTTATGGGCATCTAGTCTCATTATTTTAGGGTTAGTTTTATTAATAACTCTTCTGAGATATGTCAAAAAGAAAATAATTATTGAGTGGTATAAATGGCTAAATATTCATGTTTTAAAAAAATATTTAAGTAATCAAGCTTATTATAAAATAAATTTTAGATCTGATGTAGATAATCCAGATCAACGCTTATCACAAGAAATAGAACCCATTACTAGTATTGCTGTGAGATTCTCTTCTTCTCTACTAGAAAAATCTTTAGAAATGGGAAGTGCTTTGATAATTCTCTGGACAGTTTCTTCACAAATCACAATTTATTTAATTATTTATACAATTATAGGAAATTTAATAGCTGTTTACTTGAATCAAACAATAAATAAAGTTAATCAAGAAGAACTTGCATTTAAAGCAGACTTTGCTTATTGCTTAACTCATGTTCGTAATCACGCTGAATCAATCGCTTTTTTTCAGGGAGAAGATGAAGAATTAAATATAATTCAGCGGCGATTTGATAATGTTTTAAAAACTGCTGAACATAGGCTAAATTTAGAGAGAGGACAAGACGCTTTTGGCAGAGCCTATCAGTCTGCTATTAGTGTATTTTCAATGTTTATACTTACGCCTTTATTTCTTCAAAATCAAATTGATTATGGAGAAATTAATCAAGCTAGCTTTGCTTGCTTTATGTTTTCTAATGCTCTGGGAGAACTAATAGCTGAGTTTGCAATTTCAGGGCGATTTTCTGGCTATGTAAAGCGTTTAGCAGAATTTTCAGATGCGCTACAGGCTGTTAGTAAACAACCTGAGAAGGTCAGTACTATTCAAGTTATAGAAGAAGAACGTTTAGCTTTTGAGAATGTCACTTTACAAACCCCAAATTATGAACAGGTAATTGTTGAAGACTTGTCAATTGCTGTGAGGCCAGGCGAAGGGTTATTAATTGTTGGCCCTAGTGGTAGGGGTAAAAGTTCTTTGTTGAGAGCGATCGCAGGTTTGTGGAATGCAGGAACTGGTCGTCTAGTGCGTCCTCCCCTAAAAGAAGTCTTATTCTTACCCCAGCGCCCTTATATCATTTTAGGGACTTTGCGCGAACAGTTACTTTATCCGCATACAGACCGGAAAATGAGCGACAAAGAACTCGAACAAATTTTGCAACAAGTTAAGCTGCAACACTTACTTACCCGCGTAGATGGCTTTGATACAGAAGTTCCTTGGGAAAATATATTATCGTTAGGGGAACAACAACGCCTCGCTTTTGCACGGCTGTTAATTACACATCCTAGCTTCACTATTTTAGATGAAGCAACGAGTGCTTTAGATTTAAATAACGAAGGTAACTTATATCAACAGTTACAATCAACGAAAACAACATTTATTAGTGTTGGGCATAGAGAAAGCTTATTTAATTATCATCAATGGGTATTAGAACTTTCACAAGAATCTAATTGGCGACTTGTTTCTGTACAAGATTATCAATTACAAAAAATAATTGCTGTTAACCCATCGCAAAAGGAGCAAACTACGATAGATATTTACCCTAAAATTAAATCAGAATCACCAGCGAATACCAAAATTTTAGGACTTTCTCATAAAGAACTTCAGACATTGACAGACTATTCTCTTACTACTATCAGAACTAAGGCTAGTCAAGGAAAACTTGTGACTACTAAGAATGGTATAACCTACCGCTATAATAAAAACCCGGATGTATTAAAATGGGTAATAGATTAA
- a CDS encoding patatin-like phospholipase family protein produces MTDLVNTQSVLTFDGVDDYIDFGRKDIDGVFAQGSTAFTVSGWIKPHQLTNKSTSYGTRNVFFARSSERYSDNFEFGISETGSLDVFIDETVSKGIKTFGQGELSIGQWHFFAIIFNTGQVTVYLDDNKYNDSLRGTSLNKATSSVTLGATLHKQVYFNGQLANISIWNYPCTHEQIRLHRCGLIVGDEEGLVAYWKLDDGQGTTVTNKAGKSYQGNFRGNPSWDLAEIPFATQSSNPVIFAAESSNQEDIKIETPVIPEENISTIITNLLAATVPLASNSEHHPKETQPTETNSEESEIIPTLITLQSDEEETKTDQTEVPENIEQAQTLTQEELPETMNTKARPKYKILAIDGGGIRGIIPAFLLAEIERRTQKPIFSLFDLIAGTSSGGILALGLTKPRLSSELSENLSLAQYTAEDLVQLFLEYGVEIFYEPFFERILGPIEDIFLQPKYPSESKKEILSQYFGNALLESNLKEVFVTSYDIEQRIPIFFTNKLEKEEVTSKSVRKLSKGFSLLDAALATTATPTYFAPHRIIDPYNSGIAYTLIDGGVFANNPAHLAILEAQTNSKRKEKQVLNTEDLLVVSLGTGSLTSAYLYKEVKNWGLLQWGRPLLNIVFDGGSEVVSGQLEQLFEPIDGEAKSLYYRFQTFLDEELEEIDNIKLQNTRQLQAVAHRIISEKSQQIDELCSLLLG; encoded by the coding sequence GTGACAGACCTAGTAAATACACAATCAGTTTTGACATTTGATGGGGTAGATGATTATATAGATTTTGGCAGAAAAGATATTGACGGTGTTTTTGCCCAAGGGAGTACAGCCTTTACTGTTTCAGGATGGATAAAACCTCACCAACTAACAAATAAATCCACTAGTTACGGAACGCGCAATGTATTTTTTGCTCGTTCATCAGAGCGATACAGCGATAATTTTGAGTTCGGCATCAGTGAAACAGGAAGCTTAGATGTTTTTATTGATGAAACTGTTAGTAAAGGTATCAAAACTTTTGGTCAAGGAGAATTAAGTATAGGACAATGGCACTTTTTTGCCATTATTTTTAATACTGGTCAAGTAACCGTATATCTTGATGATAATAAATATAACGATTCTCTCAGAGGGACATCTTTAAATAAAGCAACAAGTTCTGTAACTCTGGGCGCAACTCTACACAAACAAGTTTATTTCAATGGGCAATTAGCAAACATTAGCATTTGGAATTATCCTTGTACTCATGAACAAATCCGGCTTCATCGTTGTGGACTAATAGTTGGCGATGAAGAAGGATTAGTAGCCTATTGGAAATTAGATGACGGACAAGGAACAACTGTCACAAACAAAGCAGGAAAGTCCTATCAAGGTAATTTTCGTGGGAATCCTAGTTGGGATTTAGCAGAAATTCCCTTTGCAACACAATCATCAAATCCAGTTATATTTGCAGCAGAATCATCTAATCAAGAAGATATTAAAATTGAGACACCAGTTATTCCCGAAGAAAATATCTCAACAATAATCACAAATTTATTAGCAGCAACAGTACCCTTAGCTAGCAACAGCGAACACCATCCAAAAGAAACTCAACCAACAGAAACAAACAGCGAAGAATCCGAGATTATCCCAACCTTGATAACTCTTCAGTCAGATGAAGAGGAAACCAAAACAGACCAAACCGAAGTTCCTGAAAATATCGAACAAGCACAAACATTAACTCAGGAGGAATTGCCAGAAACTATGAATACAAAAGCTCGTCCCAAATATAAAATACTTGCCATTGATGGAGGCGGTATCCGGGGCATTATTCCAGCATTTCTCCTAGCAGAAATTGAAAGGCGGACACAAAAGCCTATATTTAGTTTGTTTGATTTAATTGCTGGCACTTCCAGCGGCGGAATTTTAGCATTGGGACTAACTAAACCGCGATTAAGTTCAGAGCTATCTGAGAACTTGTCGCTAGCCCAATACACTGCTGAGGATCTCGTACAACTATTTCTTGAGTATGGAGTGGAAATCTTTTACGAGCCATTTTTTGAAAGAATACTTGGCCCGATAGAGGACATATTTCTCCAACCAAAATATCCTTCTGAAAGCAAAAAAGAAATTTTAAGTCAATATTTTGGCAACGCTCTTTTAGAAAGTAATCTTAAAGAAGTTTTTGTAACTAGTTACGACATCGAGCAGCGAATTCCAATATTTTTTACAAACAAACTAGAAAAAGAAGAGGTAACATCTAAAAGCGTTCGCAAGTTATCTAAAGGTTTTTCGCTTCTAGATGCAGCATTGGCAACTACTGCCACTCCGACTTATTTTGCTCCTCATCGGATTATAGATCCTTACAATAGCGGTATTGCCTATACTTTAATCGATGGTGGAGTTTTTGCTAATAATCCAGCCCATTTAGCTATTTTGGAAGCACAAACTAATAGTAAAAGAAAAGAAAAACAAGTCCTCAATACAGAAGATCTTTTAGTAGTTTCTTTAGGTACTGGTTCATTGACGAGCGCCTACCTTTACAAAGAAGTTAAAAATTGGGGACTCTTGCAATGGGGAAGACCGCTTTTAAATATTGTGTTTGACGGTGGTAGCGAAGTGGTGTCTGGACAATTAGAACAGTTGTTTGAACCTATCGATGGAGAAGCTAAAAGTTTGTATTATCGCTTTCAAACATTTTTAGATGAGGAACTAGAAGAGATAGACAATATCAAACTACAAAATACTCGTCAGCTACAAGCTGTAGCCCACCGCATAATTTCTGAAAAAAGCCAACAAATTGATGAACTCTGTAGTCTTTTGTTAGGCTAA
- a CDS encoding MvdD family ATP-grasp ribosomal peptide maturase, producing MTVLIVTFSQDNESIPLVIKEIEARGEKAFRFDTDRYPTEVKLDINSGDTERVIITDGEQKLDLSEVSSVWYRRMRYGQKIPDSMAKQYRDASINECRATVRGMIASLQGFHFDKMSNVDRANNKQLQLKIAKEVGLLTPRTLTSNNPEAVKQFAQECKQGIVTKMLSSFAIYDEQGRENVVFTTPVTDEDLENMEGLRFCPMTFQENVPKALELRTTIVGHRVFTAAVDSQSLQGSTYDWRKEGRALVKNWQPYNLPEDIEKKLLKLMAEFGLNYGAIDIIVTPDGRHVFLEVNPVGEFFWMEIYSPYYRISQAIAEVLLTKKIRYSIEKPFCSSVL from the coding sequence ATGACCGTATTAATAGTTACGTTTAGCCAAGACAACGAAAGCATTCCTCTAGTCATCAAAGAAATTGAAGCTAGAGGAGAAAAAGCGTTTCGGTTTGACACAGACAGATATCCCACCGAAGTCAAACTAGATATCAACTCTGGTGATACAGAGCGAGTAATTATTACAGATGGCGAACAAAAGCTTGATTTGAGTGAGGTTTCCTCAGTTTGGTATCGGCGGATGCGCTACGGACAAAAAATCCCCGACTCAATGGCCAAGCAATATAGAGATGCCTCAATTAATGAATGTCGCGCCACTGTCAGGGGTATGATTGCCAGTCTTCAAGGATTCCACTTTGATAAAATGTCAAATGTGGATCGGGCAAATAATAAACAACTACAGTTAAAAATTGCCAAAGAAGTTGGACTTTTAACTCCTCGTACCCTGACTTCCAACAATCCCGAAGCAGTCAAGCAATTTGCTCAAGAGTGTAAGCAAGGTATAGTTACCAAGATGCTTTCTTCCTTTGCTATTTATGATGAGCAAGGGCGAGAAAACGTTGTGTTTACCACTCCAGTTACAGATGAGGATCTGGAGAACATGGAAGGATTGCGTTTTTGTCCGATGACATTTCAAGAAAATGTGCCGAAGGCGCTGGAGTTGCGTACAACTATTGTCGGACACCGCGTATTTACTGCCGCAGTAGATTCTCAAAGCTTGCAAGGATCTACTTACGACTGGCGCAAAGAGGGCAGAGCCTTAGTTAAAAATTGGCAACCATATAACTTGCCAGAAGATATTGAGAAAAAGCTGCTCAAACTCATGGCTGAGTTTGGCTTAAACTATGGAGCAATTGATATTATCGTCACCCCCGATGGTCGTCACGTATTCCTCGAAGTGAACCCAGTCGGTGAATTTTTTTGGATGGAGATATATTCTCCATACTACCGAATTTCACAGGCGATCGCAGAAGTATTACTGACTAAAAAAATTAGGTACTCAATTGAAAAACCCTTTTGTAGTAGTGTTCTGTAG